The stretch of DNA TTGAACCTTCAATATGATTTAGATAGTCGATAATTTGACCAAGTTTAATTTTCTCTTGTTGTGTTAATTCTATCGTAGATTGACCAGTGTTAAAATATAATCTTATTGGATTTTTGTTGATCTCTGTTTTAAGTTGGTTCCAATTATTAACTTCAGCAGCAGTCGTTTTTTCATTAATTAAATTAAAATGGATTGAATTAATTAAAGTATCATTAGAGTTCTCAAGATTATCATTAACTGTACTCGAAATAGTTATTTTGTCTTCTTTAATTCCTTGGTTGATTAAAAAGTTTTTCACCGAAGTTGCACGAGCTAATCCTAAATCGGGAAAAATAGAATTATTTTCCTCTGAAGATTTAAAGATTCCCGTGATATTGAATTTTAAATTAGAACTATTTAACTTTTCTTTTAAGTTTTCAATTCCTAATAATATAGAATCTGAAATGGGTTCTAGAATTGAAAAATTTGAGCTTTTAAATTTAAAATTTTCGTTGGTTTTAAAAGTAGTGTTATCGAAAGTGAAATTAAAACCAGATAAATTATTGTTAGTTTGTTGTGTCGGTGTGGGTACTACCTTTTCAACAGATTTAGAGTTTTGAGCAGATGTTGTTCCACAGCAAAATATATACTGTAGCCAAGTGCCCAGTAGAATTGTAATAATTATTCCTAAAAAGTAAGGTAATTTTTTTGTCATAATTTTACATTTTCGACTTACTATCAAAAATATAAAAAAAAATAACTTTTTTGCAAATAACTATTCTTTAAATGTTAAATTTAATCAACTAAATTGTTAAATATTTAGATAATAAATAAAGAATGTTAAAACAGAAGCAAATGCAACCCAAGCTAGATATGGTAATAATAAATAAGCTGCTTTAGGTTCTATTTTCTT from Flavobacterium haoranii encodes:
- a CDS encoding OmpA family protein, which gives rise to MTKKLPYFLGIIITILLGTWLQYIFCCGTTSAQNSKSVEKVVPTPTQQTNNNLSGFNFTFDNTTFKTNENFKFKSSNFSILEPISDSILLGIENLKEKLNSSNLKFNITGIFKSSEENNSIFPDLGLARATSVKNFLINQGIKEDKITISSTVNDNLENSNDTLINSIHFNLINEKTTAAEVNNWNQLKTEINKNPIRLYFNTGQSTIELTQQEKIKLGQIIDYLNHIEGSKILITGHTDNTTGPNHSNEYHSLKRAEFAKNYLISNGVSSNKILAEGKAEKMPIATNETDEGRAKNRRTEISIK